From Haliotis asinina isolate JCU_RB_2024 chromosome 8, JCU_Hal_asi_v2, whole genome shotgun sequence, a single genomic window includes:
- the LOC137295219 gene encoding accessory gland protein Acp36DE-like: MVVDLPLNFPRKSVYCLSSVSDEPITESDVNQLILSQPYPMLVARRIHEPNTQTQTQTQTQTQTQTQTQSQTQSQIQTQTQSQTQTQTQTQTQTQSQTQTQTQTQTQTQTQSQTQSHIQTQTQSQTQTQTQTQTQSQSQTQTQTQSQIQIQTQTQSQTQTQTQTQTQTQIQTQTQSQSQTQSQTQSQIQTQTQSQTQTQTQTQSQTQSQIQTQTQSQTQTQTQTQTQTQAQTQSQTQSQIQTQTQTQTQTQTQSQTQSQIQSQTQSQIQSQTQTQTPSVGGQWKIFV, from the exons ATGGTCGTCGACCTTCCTTTAAACTTCCCAAGAAAGTCCGTGTACTGTCTTTCAAGCGTCTCGGATGAACCTATAACAGAATCAGATGTGAATCAACTCATATTGAGCCAACCCTATCCTATGCTTGTTGCGAGAAGAATACACGAG CCCAATACCCAGACCCAGACCCAGACCCAGACCCAGACCCAGACCCAGACCCAGACCCAGTCCCAGACCCAGTCCCAGATCCAGACCCAGACCCAGTCCCAGACCCAGACCCAGACCCAGACCCAGACCCAGACCCAGTCCCAGACCCAGACCCAGACCCAGACCCAGACCCAGACCCAGACCCAGTCCCAGACCCAGTCCCATATCCAGACCCAGACCCAGTCCCAGACCCAGACCCAGACCCAGACCCAGACCCAGTCCCAGTCCCAGACCCAGACCCAGACCCAGTCCCAGATCCAGATCCAGACCCAGACCCAGTCCCAGACCCAGACCCAGACCCAGACCCAGACCCAGACCCAGATCCAGACCCAGACCCAGTCCCAGTCCCAGACCCAGTCCCAGACCCAGTCCCAGATCCAGACCCAGACCCAGTCCCAGACCCAGACCCAGACCCAGACCCAGTCCCAGACCCAGTCCCAGATCCAGACCCAGACCCAGTCCCAGACCCAGACCCAGACCCAGACCCAGACCCAGACCCAGGCCCAGACCCAGTCCCAGACCCAGTCCCAGATCCAGACCCAGACCCAGACCCAGACCCAGACCCAGACCCAGTCCCAGACCCAGTCCCAGATCCAGTCCCAGACCCAGTCCCAGATCCAGTCCCAGACCCAGACCCAGACTCCCAGTGTGGGTGGGCaatggaaaatatttgtgtga